One genomic segment of Methanobacterium spitsbergense includes these proteins:
- a CDS encoding DUF371 domain-containing protein, with amino-acid sequence MEYTFIVTGHPNVTSKHKTTLEVTKDTEIGKTADCIIGVKSKVSMGDIPKKILDAIKNEDTLIILRLETENAIDEIKGYGHPELTLDHPTDIVTRKSSFKCSRTLMINADKAACDLNNELIDDLKKSKPLKVTIIV; translated from the coding sequence ATGGAATACACATTTATTGTAACAGGACATCCTAATGTAACATCAAAACATAAAACAACACTAGAGGTAACAAAGGATACTGAAATAGGAAAAACAGCTGATTGTATAATAGGGGTTAAATCTAAAGTATCAATGGGGGATATTCCCAAAAAAATATTAGATGCAATTAAGAATGAAGATACTCTTATAATTTTACGTCTTGAAACCGAAAATGCTATTGATGAGATAAAAGGTTATGGACATCCTGAGTTAACCCTAGATCATCCAACAGACATAGTTACAAGAAAAAGTAGTTTTAAATGTAGCAGAACGCTTATGATAAATGCAGATAAAGCTGCATGTGATCTTAATAACGAATTAATTGATGATTTAAAGAAATCTAAACCTTTAAAAGTTACAATTATTGTTTAA
- a CDS encoding DUF167 family protein, protein MICLDAITPTKDGILLEVEVSPKSDKFRISGYNEWRKALEVKIKSVPQKGKANKEIINEFSKITQHHVEIMSGHKSHHKTLKIYDMDEKELLNILKHYF, encoded by the coding sequence ATGATTTGTTTGGATGCTATAACACCTACAAAGGATGGAATACTTCTTGAAGTAGAGGTCTCACCAAAATCTGACAAATTTAGAATATCTGGATATAATGAATGGAGAAAAGCATTGGAAGTTAAAATAAAGTCAGTTCCACAGAAAGGTAAAGCTAACAAGGAAATAATTAACGAATTTTCAAAAATCACACAACATCATGTTGAAATTATGTCGGGACATAAAAGTCATCATAAAACCTTGAAAATATATGATATGGATGAAAAAGAACTTCTAAATATTTTAAAACATTATTTCTAA
- the rfbB gene encoding dTDP-glucose 4,6-dehydratase: MKMLITGGAGFIGCNFVHQMVEKQDHEIVIFDKLTYAANPDYLNDIKSKIEFIKGDIGDSEAVKNVMKDCDMVVNFAAETHVDRSIEDPGVFVKTDVIGTYNLLENVRKYDVEKYLQISTDEVYGSIDNGSFTEKSNIDPSSPYSASKAGADVLVSAYHKTYGAPVIITRSSNNFGPYQFPEKLIPLFILNAIQNKELPVYGDGKNVRDWIYAPDNCAGVYTALMKGKLGEVYNIGGGNEKNNLEITHMILDTLGKPDNLIKFVEDRLGHDRRYSLDSTKIMKLGWKPEHKFEDAIKQTINWYKDNITLFSKF, translated from the coding sequence ATGAAAATGCTTATTACAGGAGGAGCAGGCTTTATAGGCTGTAACTTCGTGCATCAAATGGTTGAGAAACAAGATCACGAGATAGTAATATTTGACAAACTAACTTATGCAGCCAATCCAGATTATCTCAATGATATAAAAAGTAAAATAGAATTCATTAAAGGAGATATTGGAGACTCGGAAGCAGTTAAAAATGTGATGAAAGATTGTGATATGGTTGTGAACTTCGCTGCTGAAACACACGTAGACAGGTCAATTGAAGATCCAGGGGTATTTGTTAAAACAGATGTCATTGGTACATACAATCTTCTTGAAAATGTTAGAAAATATGATGTTGAAAAATATCTACAGATATCTACAGACGAAGTTTATGGAAGTATAGATAATGGTTCTTTCACTGAAAAAAGTAACATTGATCCTTCAAGCCCATATTCTGCAAGCAAAGCCGGAGCTGATGTACTTGTAAGTGCTTATCATAAAACATACGGCGCTCCTGTAATAATTACAAGAAGCAGTAATAACTTCGGCCCATATCAGTTTCCTGAAAAACTCATTCCCCTGTTCATATTAAATGCAATACAAAATAAGGAATTACCTGTATATGGTGATGGTAAAAATGTTCGAGATTGGATATATGCGCCCGACAACTGTGCAGGAGTTTACACCGCCCTAATGAAAGGGAAGTTAGGAGAAGTTTATAATATAGGTGGTGGAAATGAGAAAAATAATCTTGAAATTACACATATGATACTGGATACTCTTGGAAAACCAGATAACCTCATAAAGTTTGTTGAAGATCGTCTCGGTCATGACAGAAGATATTCCCTTGATTCAACTAAAATAATGAAACTTGGATGGAAACCAGAACATAAATTTGAGGATGCTATTAAACAAACCATAAACTGGTATAAGGATAATATAACTCTTTTTTCAAAGTTTTAA
- the galU gene encoding UTP--glucose-1-phosphate uridylyltransferase GalU: MKAVIPAAGLGTRFLPATKAQPKEMLPVFNKPTIQYVVEEAVASGIDDILIVTGKGKRSIEDHFDKSFELEYFLRNCGKMDNLHEIEAISEMADIYYVRQKKQRGLGDAILCAKKHVDGDAFAVLLGDTIGRSSVPCTKQLMDIYNQYGSSTIAIEKVPDEKIERYGIIKGNKVSESLYEIEDLVEKPKLRDAPSNLAITGRYILTSEIFDHIENLTPGVGGEIQLTDAMKSLEKIYGHVFDGKIYDIGNTVEWLKSSIEFALEDPEVGEDLRSYMAEIVK; this comes from the coding sequence ATGAAAGCTGTAATACCTGCTGCAGGGCTCGGTACGAGATTTTTACCGGCTACTAAAGCACAACCTAAGGAGATGTTACCTGTCTTCAACAAACCAACCATTCAGTATGTTGTTGAAGAGGCAGTTGCTTCGGGCATTGACGATATTTTAATAGTAACTGGTAAAGGAAAGAGATCAATCGAAGATCACTTTGATAAATCTTTTGAACTTGAATATTTCCTTAGAAACTGTGGTAAAATGGACAATCTCCATGAAATAGAAGCTATATCAGAAATGGCAGATATTTATTATGTTAGACAGAAAAAACAGAGGGGACTTGGAGATGCTATTTTATGTGCAAAAAAACATGTTGATGGTGATGCATTTGCTGTTTTATTAGGTGATACTATAGGAAGATCAAGTGTACCATGTACAAAGCAGCTTATGGACATCTATAACCAGTATGGATCATCTACAATAGCCATAGAGAAGGTTCCGGATGAAAAGATAGAAAGATATGGAATAATTAAAGGAAATAAAGTTTCTGAATCTTTATATGAAATAGAAGATTTAGTTGAGAAGCCAAAACTGCGTGATGCTCCCTCAAATCTTGCAATTACAGGTAGATATATTTTAACATCAGAAATATTTGATCATATAGAAAATCTAACTCCTGGTGTTGGAGGAGAAATACAACTAACTGATGCAATGAAATCACTTGAGAAGATATATGGCCATGTATTTGATGGTAAAATATATGATATTGGAAATACAGTTGAATGGCTTAAGAGCTCAATTGAATTTGCACTTGAAGATCCCGAGGTAGGAGAAGATTTAAGGAGTTATATGGCGGAAATTGTGAAATAA
- the galE gene encoding UDP-glucose 4-epimerase GalE gives MILIVGGAGYIGAHINKQLNNNGYETIVFDNLSYGHEDFVKWGIFERGDLGNINEIRKIFQKYPITAVMQFAAFTYVGESVEDPQKYYINNVCNTLNLIKVMLEFDVKTLVFSSTCATYGNPIEIPITETHPQNPISPYGYGKLMVETILSDYSNAYNLRYVSLRYFNAAGADPDSEIGELHNPETHLIPLILDAASGKRSDIKIFGTDYDTPDGTCVRDYIHVTDLADAHLKALQYLENGGKSDYFNLGNGNGFSVLEVIEKAREITRKEINAVEDKRRHGDPPILIGSSDKVRNILKWEPKYHDLSQIVETAWKWHKKISNKF, from the coding sequence ATGATTCTTATAGTTGGTGGCGCCGGATATATAGGTGCACACATTAACAAACAGCTTAATAATAATGGATATGAAACCATTGTTTTCGATAATTTGAGTTATGGCCATGAAGATTTTGTTAAATGGGGAATATTTGAACGTGGAGATCTTGGAAATATCAATGAAATACGGAAGATATTCCAAAAATATCCAATAACTGCTGTAATGCAGTTTGCTGCATTCACCTATGTTGGTGAATCAGTTGAAGACCCCCAGAAATATTATATAAACAATGTTTGCAATACTCTAAACCTAATTAAGGTAATGCTAGAATTTGATGTAAAAACACTGGTGTTTTCATCTACCTGTGCAACCTATGGAAATCCCATTGAGATTCCAATCACTGAAACTCATCCACAAAATCCTATAAGTCCATATGGATATGGAAAATTGATGGTTGAAACTATTTTATCAGATTATAGCAATGCATACAATTTAAGATATGTTTCTTTGAGATATTTCAATGCTGCAGGTGCAGATCCTGATTCTGAGATAGGTGAACTTCATAATCCTGAAACCCATCTGATACCGTTGATATTAGATGCAGCGAGTGGAAAAAGGAGTGATATTAAGATATTTGGTACAGATTATGATACTCCTGATGGTACATGTGTAAGAGATTACATACACGTGACAGATTTAGCTGATGCCCATTTAAAAGCTCTCCAATACCTCGAGAATGGAGGTAAAAGTGATTATTTTAATCTTGGAAATGGTAATGGATTTTCTGTTTTGGAAGTTATAGAAAAAGCTAGGGAAATTACAAGAAAAGAAATAAATGCAGTTGAAGATAAAAGAAGGCATGGAGATCCACCAATTCTTATTGGAAGCTCGGATAAAGTTCGCAATATATTAAAATGGGAACCAAAATACCATGATCTTTCCCAGATTGTAGAAACTGCATGGAAATGGCATAAAAAAATATCAAATAAATTTTAA